From the genome of Eucalyptus grandis isolate ANBG69807.140 chromosome 2, ASM1654582v1, whole genome shotgun sequence, one region includes:
- the LOC104433440 gene encoding cytochrome P450 704B1 isoform X1 — protein sequence MEAHGLSLAHYLPDVHMGWLTSICVIVSWIIIHRWNQRNKNGPKTWPLVGAAIEQFMNYERMHDWLVEYLSKMRTVVVPMPFTTYTYIADPENVEHVLKTNFANYPKGEVYHSYMEVLLGDGIFNVDGESWRKQRKTASFEFASKNLRDFSTVVFREYSLKLSSILSQASFCNKEVDMQELLMRMTLDSICKVGFGVEIGTLAPDLPDNCFAQSFDAANIIVTFRFIDPLWRIKKFLNVGSEALLDKAIKVIDDFTYCVIRKRKAEVEAACKSREDAKMKHDILSRFIELGNDLESNLTDKSLRDIMLNFVIAGRDTTATTLSWSIYMIMTHQNIAQKIYSELETLERDQAREEQVSLLPYNVDDLKSFNQRVSQFAKLLTYDALGKLHYLHAVITETLRMYPAVPQDPKGVLKDDILPDGTKVKAGGMVTYVPYSMGRMEYNWGPDAALFKPERWLKEGFFQNASPFKFTAFQAGPRICLGKDSAYLQMKMALAILCRFYEFKLVPNHPVEYRMMTILSMKHGLRLTIARRP from the exons ATGGAAGCCCATGGTCTCTCGTTGGCACATTATCTCCCAGATGTACATATGGGATGGTTGACCTCTATTTGTGTCATTGTGTCGTGGATCATTATCCACAGATGGAACCAGAGGAATAAAAATGGCCCGAAGACGTGGCCACTGGTAGGGGCAGCGATCGAGCAGTTCATGAATTACGAGCGGATGCATGATTGGCTAGTTGAGTACTTGTCCAAGATGAGGACCGTTGTGGTCCCTATGCCATTTACAACCTATACCTACATTGCAGATCCGGAAAATGTAGAACATGTCTTGAAGACCAACTTTGCAAATTATCCAAAG GGGGAAGTTTATCATTCATACATGGAAGTTCTGCTCGGAGACGGGATATTTAATGTGGATGGTGAATCTTGGAGGAAGCAAAGGAAGACCGCGAGTTTCGAATTCGCTTCCAAGAATTTGAGGGATTTTAGCACTGTGGTCTTCAGAGAATATAGTCTGAAGCTTTCTTCTATCCTAAGTCAAGCTTCATTCTGCAACAAAGAGGTGGACATGCAG GAACTGTTGATGAGGATGACTTTGGACTCCATATGCAAAGTGGGATTCGGTGTTGAAATAGGAACTTTGGCTCCGGATTTACCAGATAACTGCTTCGCTCAATCTTTTGATGCAGCAAACATAATTGTGACCTTTCGATTCATCGACCCCCTCTGGAGGATCAAGAAATTTCTGAATGTAGGGTCTGAAGCTCTTCTTgacaaagccatcaaagtgaTAGATGATTTCACCTACTGTGTCATTAGAAAGCGGAAAGCCGAGGTAGAAGCAGCTTGCAAGTCCCGTGAAGATGCAAAG ATGAAGCATGATATACTGTCAAGATTCATCGAGCTAGGTAATGATCTGGAGAGCAATTTAACTGACAAAAGCCTCAGAGACATCATGCTGAACTTTGTGATTGCGGGGCGTGACACGACAGCAACCACCCTTTCATGGTCTATTTACATGATAATGACCCATCAAAATATTGCCCAAAAGATCTATTCAGAACTTGAAACTTTGGAGAGAGATCAAGCGAGGGAAGAGCAGGTCTCACTGCTTCCTTACAATGTGGATGACCTTAAATCATTCAATCAGAGAGTGTCGCAATTCGCAAAACTATTGACATATGATGCCCTTGGAAAGTTGCACTACCTACATGCTGTGATCACGGAAACGCTGCGCATGTATCCAGCAGTACCTCAG GATCCGAAGGGTGTGTTGAAGGACGACATATTGCCTGATGGGACGAAAGTGAAAGCAGGAGGGATGGTGACGTATGTACCATACTCCATGGGAAGAATGGAGTACAATTGGGGTCCCGACGCCGCTTTGTTCAAGCCCGAGAGGTGGCTGAAGGAGGGTTTCTTTCAAAATGCTTCCCCGTTCAAGTTCACCGCATTTCAG GCAGGGCCGAGGATATGCCTAGGGAAGGACTCAGCATATCTGCAGATGAAGATGGCACTGGCCATTCTGTGCCGGTTTTACGAGTTCAAGCTGGTGCCGAACCACCCGGTGGAGTACAGGATGATGACCATTCTATCGATGAAGCATGGCCTGAGGCTGACAATAGCAAGACGCCCTTGA
- the LOC104433440 gene encoding cytochrome P450 704B1 isoform X2, whose protein sequence is MGEVYHSYMEVLLGDGIFNVDGESWRKQRKTASFEFASKNLRDFSTVVFREYSLKLSSILSQASFCNKEVDMQELLMRMTLDSICKVGFGVEIGTLAPDLPDNCFAQSFDAANIIVTFRFIDPLWRIKKFLNVGSEALLDKAIKVIDDFTYCVIRKRKAEVEAACKSREDAKMKHDILSRFIELGNDLESNLTDKSLRDIMLNFVIAGRDTTATTLSWSIYMIMTHQNIAQKIYSELETLERDQAREEQVSLLPYNVDDLKSFNQRVSQFAKLLTYDALGKLHYLHAVITETLRMYPAVPQDPKGVLKDDILPDGTKVKAGGMVTYVPYSMGRMEYNWGPDAALFKPERWLKEGFFQNASPFKFTAFQAGPRICLGKDSAYLQMKMALAILCRFYEFKLVPNHPVEYRMMTILSMKHGLRLTIARRP, encoded by the exons ATG GGGGAAGTTTATCATTCATACATGGAAGTTCTGCTCGGAGACGGGATATTTAATGTGGATGGTGAATCTTGGAGGAAGCAAAGGAAGACCGCGAGTTTCGAATTCGCTTCCAAGAATTTGAGGGATTTTAGCACTGTGGTCTTCAGAGAATATAGTCTGAAGCTTTCTTCTATCCTAAGTCAAGCTTCATTCTGCAACAAAGAGGTGGACATGCAG GAACTGTTGATGAGGATGACTTTGGACTCCATATGCAAAGTGGGATTCGGTGTTGAAATAGGAACTTTGGCTCCGGATTTACCAGATAACTGCTTCGCTCAATCTTTTGATGCAGCAAACATAATTGTGACCTTTCGATTCATCGACCCCCTCTGGAGGATCAAGAAATTTCTGAATGTAGGGTCTGAAGCTCTTCTTgacaaagccatcaaagtgaTAGATGATTTCACCTACTGTGTCATTAGAAAGCGGAAAGCCGAGGTAGAAGCAGCTTGCAAGTCCCGTGAAGATGCAAAG ATGAAGCATGATATACTGTCAAGATTCATCGAGCTAGGTAATGATCTGGAGAGCAATTTAACTGACAAAAGCCTCAGAGACATCATGCTGAACTTTGTGATTGCGGGGCGTGACACGACAGCAACCACCCTTTCATGGTCTATTTACATGATAATGACCCATCAAAATATTGCCCAAAAGATCTATTCAGAACTTGAAACTTTGGAGAGAGATCAAGCGAGGGAAGAGCAGGTCTCACTGCTTCCTTACAATGTGGATGACCTTAAATCATTCAATCAGAGAGTGTCGCAATTCGCAAAACTATTGACATATGATGCCCTTGGAAAGTTGCACTACCTACATGCTGTGATCACGGAAACGCTGCGCATGTATCCAGCAGTACCTCAG GATCCGAAGGGTGTGTTGAAGGACGACATATTGCCTGATGGGACGAAAGTGAAAGCAGGAGGGATGGTGACGTATGTACCATACTCCATGGGAAGAATGGAGTACAATTGGGGTCCCGACGCCGCTTTGTTCAAGCCCGAGAGGTGGCTGAAGGAGGGTTTCTTTCAAAATGCTTCCCCGTTCAAGTTCACCGCATTTCAG GCAGGGCCGAGGATATGCCTAGGGAAGGACTCAGCATATCTGCAGATGAAGATGGCACTGGCCATTCTGTGCCGGTTTTACGAGTTCAAGCTGGTGCCGAACCACCCGGTGGAGTACAGGATGATGACCATTCTATCGATGAAGCATGGCCTGAGGCTGACAATAGCAAGACGCCCTTGA
- the LOC104433443 gene encoding methyltransferase-like protein 7A, with translation MDRIQVIGCSTPLPGPPSSTAPHSNSSSSFKFDAPTFFTHKPIRTSLPDHVVARSRSCSAAENSDAELRRALVGEGLRGGRLCCCGRRHFMAATTSPLIPIRPSNASDDSSDYAAMLDKFHAPRPQWYEEFQAMVLDKGMEAYEAEIARYKSQLFSKLKGKVKEILEIGIGTGPNLKYYANDNDVHVVGVDPKRTMEKYARAAAAAAGLPSPNFKFLQAVGEAIPLEDASVEAVVGTLVLCSVSDVDLTLKEVKRVLKPGGSYIFVEHVAAKDGTILKFLQSILDPLQQAVADGCHLTRETGKNISEAGFSSVELGTAFLANAPLINSHIYGIANK, from the exons ATGGATAGGATCCAGGTTATAG GATGCTCCACTCCTCTTCCTGGCCCCCCGTCTTCAACTGCACCCCACTCCAACTCCAGCTCCAGCTTCAAGTTCGACGCTCCCACCTTCTTCACACATAAGCCCATCAGAACCTCTCTCCCCGATCACGTCGTCGCGCGCTCCCGTTCATGTTCGGCTGCCGAAAACTCAGATGCCGAACTGAGACGAGCTCTCGTCGGTGAAGGGTTGCGTGGCGGCAGGCTCTGCTGCTGCGGAAGAAGGCATTTCATGGCGGCGACCACATCGCCACTCATCCCAATTCGCCCTTCTAATGCTTCGGATGATTCTTCTGATTATGCG GCAATGTTGGATAAATTTCACGCTCCTAGACCTCAGTGGTATGAGGAGTTCCAAGCTATGGTCCTTGATAAGGGTATGGAAGCTTATGAGGCTGAG ATTGCAAGGTATAAGTCCCAGCTATTCAGCAAATTGAAGGGAAAAGTCAAGGAAATTTTGGAGATTGGTATAGGAACAGGTCCTAATCTCAAGTATTATGCCAATGACAACGACGTCCATGTTGTAGGTGTAGACCCAAAGAGAACAATGGAAAAATATGCTcgggcagcagcagcagcagctggtCTACCATCTCCCAACTTCAAATTTCTCCAAGCA GTTGGTGAGGCTATACCACTAGAAGATGCATCTGTTGAAGCAGTTGTCGGAACACTCGTCTTGTGCTCCGTCAGTGATGTTGACCTGACGCTGAAAG AAGTGAAGAGGGTGCTTAAGCCAGGTGGTTCTTACATCTTCGTGGAGCATGTAGCTGCAAAAG ATGGAACAATCCTCAAGTTCCTCCAAAGTATCCTCGATCCCTTGCAGCAGGCTGTTGCTGATGGGTGTCACCTTACCAGAGAGACAGGGAAGAACATATCTGAGGCTGGATTCTCTAGCGTCGAGCTTGGCACGGCCTTTTTAGCTAACGCCCCCCTCATAAACTCTCATATATATGGAATTGCCAACAAGTAG
- the LOC104433441 gene encoding NAC domain-containing protein 1, with translation MNHELPPGFRFHPTDEELIVYYLQNQVMSRPCPVSIISELDIYKFDPWQLTENAKLGEKEWYFFTLRSRKYLNGARPNRAAVSGYWKATGSDKAIYSGSKHVGVKKSLVFYKGRPPKGLKTDWIMHEYRLADSRTNVQHRSMKLDWVLCRIYKKQRSSKSLDRKVEDFHGQSNRTMTNEASDKQVMRLPNFCSLTPDLLQLDYFGPISQFLIGSSYHPTFDGQNIIVDGEAYGAEKKLQLHGNKVSCLYADQGKL, from the exons ATGAATCACGAACTCCCTCCTGGTTTTAGATTCCACCCTACAGATGAAGAACTGATCGTGTATTACCTCCAGAACCAAGTCATGTCCAGGCCGTGCCCTGTGTCCATCATCTCCGAACTcgatatttataaattcgatcCATGGCAATTGACTG AAAATGCCAAGCTTGGCGAGAAGGAATGGTACTTCTTCACCCTGCGTAGCCGGAAGTATCTGAACGGGGCGCGTCCTAACCGAGCAGCAGTTTCGGGGTATTGGAAAGCCACGGGTTCTGACAAGGCGATCTATAGCGGGTCTAAGCATGTAGGAGTGAAGAAATCCCTTGTGTTTTACAAAGGCCGGCCACCTAAGGGCTTAAAAACGGATTGGATCATGCACGAGTATCGTTTGGCTGATTCAAGGACGAACGTGCAACATCGCTCTATGAAA TTGGATTGGGTCCTATGCAGGATATACAAGAAGCAACGCTCGAGTAAATCTTTGGATAGAAAAGTGGAAGACTTCCATGGCCAAAGTAACCGAACCATGACGAATGAGGCTAGTGACAAGCAAGTCATGAGATTACCTAACTTTTGCTCACTTACTCCTGATCTGTTGCAATTGGACTACTTTGGTCCCATCTCACAGTTTCTGATAGGCAGCTCATACCATCCAACCTTTGATGGCCAAAACATCATTGTTGATGGTGAAGCTTATGGAGCTGAGAAGAAACTTCAGTTACATGGAAACAAAGTGTCTTGCCTTTATGCAGATCAAGGGAAATTATGA
- the LOC104433442 gene encoding uncharacterized protein LOC104433442 → MSGTAVEDSRDQVHTDCTIKSDGDGEGASKDILHSDVGDENAVPSPEEEEEKIKKKYGGLLPKKHPLISKDHERAFFDSADWALNKQAAQKPKGPLEALRPKLQPTPHHQGRSRRSAYAPADDGHEGNGYHSEDPEDESHKAEDGSEKDLCSEEKSCQDEEQLDVLC, encoded by the exons ATGTCGGGCACAGCTGTTGAGGACTCACGGGACCAAGTGCATACTGATTGTACAATTAAaagtgatggtgatggtgaagGTGCTTCTAAAGATATATTACATTCAGATGTAGGTGATGAGAATGCTGTGCCTTCCCCAGAGGAGGAG GAggaaaaaatcaagaagaagtATGGGGGTCTGTTGCCAAAGAAGCATCCATTGATTTCCAAG GATCATGAACGTGCCTTTTTTGATTCTGCTGACTGGGCTTTGAATAAG CAAGCAGCACAGAAGCCCAAAGGACCACTTGAAGCTCTCCGACCCAAGTTGCAG CCCACCCCACATCACCAAGGAAGGTCAAGGCGTTCAGCATATGCACCTGCAGATGATGGTCATGAAG GGAATGGCTACCATAGCGAAGATCCAGAAGATGAGAGTCACAAAGCAGAGGATGGTAGCGAGAAAGATCTTTGTTCGGAGGAGAAAAGCTGTCAGGACGAGGAGCAGCTTGATGTTCTATGCTGA